Genomic window (Rhipicephalus sanguineus isolate Rsan-2018 unplaced genomic scaffold, BIME_Rsan_1.4 Seq4301, whole genome shotgun sequence):
AGTGCGATGAACGATATGGcattcggcaaggagtgcgttTACAACCTCGGAAAGGAACACACGTCCTCTATCGCTCAGAAGTTTGCGGGGTGCGCCGTGACGAAGAATGCagttccgcaggaggaaagatgCTATGTcaagagcggctgtttctgcgtatcgcgtGAAGTGGTCGACAGCGTCGACCACCCAGCGGTTTCCGGAAACCGTGAATGGAAGAGGTCCATACAAGTCAATGCTaatgcggtcgaagggcctggccgggcaCGGTATTGGCTGGAGCGTACCAGAGACGTGCGGAGTAGGAGCTTTGCGTCGTTAGCACTGTGGGCATGACcgaatgtacttgcgcacaaaggtgtacatgcctcgccaatagAACCTCGAGGAAAGTCGGGtgtatgttttgaagacgcccgcatgtgcACACTGAGGGTCAGCGTGAAAGGCTGAACATATTTTAGCCTGAAGATGTCGAGGTATCACCAGCTaccacttgcggccgtcagacATGTAGTTTCTGCAATAGAGGAGgccatcacggatttcaaagtgagTAGCTTGACGACGCAAGGCTCTAGGAGCTGAAGGAAAAATCGACGGGTTGGAAAGGAATCGGAGCAGagcgctgatccaggcatccttgcgttgctccgacacCATGTCGCAGTCAGCTGGCAACGAAAGTACTTCGTCcacggcagataggcaggcagTGCTGTCGGTTGACACAGGCGAGCGTGTGTGGCGGCGGCCCGACCTGTAGACAACACGCATGTCAAAATCctgcaaccgcaaagcccagcgagctaatcagccggaggggtccttcaacgtggataACCAACACAGCACATGGTGGTATGTGactacgtcgaaggggcggccatatagataaggtcgaaatttagcAAGAGTCCAAATTATGGCCAAACATTCCTTATCTGTAACAGAATAATTGGTCTGTGCTTTAGTGAGGgtgcggcttgcgtatgcgacgacgtactttTGGAATCCAGATTTACGCTGCGCGAGAACGGCGgagtccaacaccgctggcgtcggtgtggacctcagtcggagcagtagggtcgaaATGACGCAGGATGGGCGGTGAGGTGAGCAGATGGTGCAACTCTGAAAAGCATGGTCACAAGCGGGCGTCCAAGCGTAACTTTTGCAGTCGCTTCGTAGGAGCtgattcaagggagcggtgatggTCTCAAAATTCCagatgaagcggcgaaaataggaacagaggccaaggaagctaCGAAGTTCTTTGAGAGACGCAGGTTTACGAAAgtcagcaactgcccgaagcttggcggtgtcgggaagaataccgtcttcGGATACAACATGGCCAAGGATGGTGAGCTGccttgcgccaaagcggcatttcttcaggttgagctgaaggccagctTCAGTTAGGCACTGAAGCACTTCCTCTAGCCTACGGAGGCGCGTAGGAAAATCTGATGAAAATACaaccacgtcgtctaggtagcagaggcatgttttccacttaagacctcgcaaaatgttgtccatcatgcgctcgaatgttgcgggcgcggtgcaaagaccgaacggcatgacacggaattcataaaggccatcgggtgtgatgaaggccgttttaggttggtcgtcaggCGCCACAGGGgcttgccaatagccgctccgtaagtcAATAGAAGAGAAGAATTCCGTGCCttgaaggcagtcaagggcatcatcaATTCTCGGTAAGGGATAAACTTCTTTTCGAGTGATTTTGTTGAGACGGCGGTAATCAACGGAGAAGCGAAtcgacccatccttcttcttaacgagGAGAACTATAGATGCCCATGGgttattcgaaggctggatgacgccacgcttcagcatgtcagctacttggtcgtcaATTACCTGGCGCTCTGTCGTAGACACACGATAcggtctttgtcgcagtggcgcgctggtacccgtgtcgatgcggtgactCACAGCTGACGTACGACCGAGGGAAGCATGCTGACAGTCAAAGGACGAACGGAATCTGTCGAGGAGGCATAGGAGCTGGGCGTGTTGAGGAACAGTCAACGTGTCGGCAACGGAGCTGCTCAGGACATCCGGCGTAGGCGTCTGCTGCGAGGAGTCACAGGTCACTCCGAcgacttcgtgttcggcggtGGAAGCACTTTGCATGTTAGTGATGGTCGAAGGGTCGACACCGTGGACACGTCCGACGCACTCTCCTCGAAGCAGTGTTAGAGGCCATGACAAAATGTAGGGGACGAGCAGTGTGCTGACACCGTCACAAATTTCCAAAAGGGCAAAAGGCAGCGGTGAACATTTGCGGCGGACGAAGATAGAAGATGGCGTAAAAAGTGCGCTTGACTTGGCGATACTGTTGCAGGACACTCGCAAGGGCAAAGGAGTGCGGCGGTATTGTAACGTCTTCCGCAACAAATAGCTTGTCCTCGGCTTCACGAGCGTCAAGTAACGGAGCATCGCAAAGCGCTTCAAATGCCACTTCAGCGCGAGAACAGTCGATGACGGCTTTATTAGCAGAtagaaagtcccagcccaaaatgacGTCATGTGAACAAGAATGCAGGACCAAAAATTCGACGACGTAGAGGAGATCGTTAATTACGACGCGAGCAGAACATGCAGCAGCCGGCGTGACGCGGTCTGCGCTGGCGGTGCGAAGCGATATGTTGGACagcggcgtcgtaacttttttGAGCAAGCGGCAGAGTTCGGCACTGATAACGGAAACTGCTGCACCGGTAtcgacaagggcgagtgcagcgacgccATCCACATACACGTCAATAACGTTCGTCGGGGAAAGGAGATGCCTTGGTCTTTTCGCGGGTGATgcagttcctgcctctggaactgcggcaattagttTTCCCGCTCCGGCGTAGAGGGACGATGGcgcatcggcgatagcgagcggcgtcgaggTGATGGCGAGCGGCGGTTGGCAGGAGGATGGTGGTCGGTATACACCAGGGGCCGTATTCtgaaaaggcgacaatcgcaaaagtatcgccttttgtccgcgctgattggctattgagcaaaccggaaaagttagggcgccatctggcacttccgccgacgtcaattttgcgtcatggtgctcgacggtgctctcgacatatttgcaataaacgaagacaccgttaaccgtcggttggtggtgaagtctagcattccAGTGTCGTAGGCGGTAGTTTCTAGTGTTTTTTGTCGATGTGCGTAGCGTAGGTCAAGTTTTCAGTGAACATTTTTGCATTGTGCCTTCGGTGACAGCTGTTTTGTGCCCGTGTTTTCGTCGTGCAGTCATTTGAACGTGCAGCAGCATGAACCCCGCGTTGATCGCGTGGTTTGCCGCGCGCCAGCGTGCCCGCCCCAACCCTGACCAGTGGCGTAACCCCTTCGACATGCCGGAAGAACGTTTTAGGCGGCATTTCCGAATGTCGAAGAACACCGTGCGGCTTTTGTGCAGCCAGATGGCCCACCTGCTAGAGCACCGCACTGCTGGAGGCCTGAGTGTTGAGGATCAAGTTCTCTGCGCACTCAGGTTCTTCGCCACTGGGAGCTTTCAGTCGTCAGTCGGCAGCGAGGCGACCATAAGGATGTCTCAGTCTTCAGTCAGCAGGTGCATTGCACGGGTTGCGCAGGCCATTGTTGACGTAGGGAAGCTACGAGGATGGGTGGCGTTCCCACGCACCGCCTTTGAACGAGCAGCCGTCAAGCAAGGCTTCTTGCAGCACGGCAGGCTCGGCGGTGTGATCGGTTGCGTGGATGGCACGTTTATCGCCATCGCTGCCCCGCGCCTCCCTCCTGCGCAGAAGGCATCGTTTTGGTGCAGAAAGGGATATTACGCCCTCAACACCATGGTGGTAAGTTTGAAACGTCGATGTAGTAATTATGAAGCATTGTATCAATGCAAATGTGTACCGCTAATGGGTTGTTATGTCATCCATTTTGCATGTTTGCGACTCGgacatgaaaatcctgtccaTTGACCCGCGTTTCGCGGGCTCATGCCACGACGGGCACGTGTGGCGGAATTCTGGGCTCCGCAGACGCTTCATGTCCGGTCGCATTGTTGTGCGGGACGGAGAGTTCCTGCTCGGTGAGTAGCTGCAATTCTCCATAGAAAAGATTTCTGTTAATTTCACATCTGAACATttctaataaagaaaaagaaacatgtaCCATTTATGGTGAGGATAGCAGATTAAAAGCTACAATATCTGCAGCTTCACTAACCGTGCCACCCCGTCACAATGCTGATAACGTGCGTTACGGAAACAATTTTAGTTGTACGCAGAATTTCAACACATAGTGAAAAGTCTGGAAACAAAAAACACTCAAGGTGCCGTatttacatttaaaaaaaaactaaaaattcaAGGACACCATATTTAAAATTGAATTTGTAGAGATAATACAACACGCTGTTTGTGTGTATTCTTCGTCATTTCGTTATGTACGAGAAACAGTTGGAATATGTGTTCTTTCTGCAGGCGACAGTGCTTACCCCCTTGAGCCGTGGCTTCTAACGCCGGTTCCTGGGCACCCGGATGAGGACACACCCTAGGGTGTGTACAACAAGGAGCACGCGGCCCTGCGGTCAACAGTGGAGCGCTGCATCGGCCTCCTCAAAAGCCGGTTCCGCTGCCTGCAGCGCTATCGGGCCCTCCATTACGGCCCCAGGAAAGCAGGGACGATTGTGGCAGCATGTGCTTCACTGCACAATCTCTGCTTGGAAGAGCCTGAGGACAGTGACGGGGACGAGGAGGacgatgaaccagcagcacacacCTCAAGGACAGTAGCTCCTCCTCGGAGGCGGGCACTGTACTTGCGCGGAAGGGCAACACGCGCAAGGCAAATCGCGCAGCTGAACATCTCGCGCAGTGTGCATCTGCAGCGAATACAGAGAGCTCTTTTGCGTGCACGGCGACACTAGACTGTAGGGTTCTAGCAGTGTTTATGGCTGCATGCACATGTGGGGCTACGAACAATGTACCTTCGGTACCCTCCTGCGCCACAAGTATATACATTCTGGTGTTGCACAGTGCTGCGGACACATGTACACCATCGCTGTTCCAGGTGCCATGTATTGCAGTGTGCCACACAAGTGTGGGCGTTGTGGTGTTGCACACAGTCTTTACGGACACATGTATGCCGTCGTTGCTCCAGGTGCCCTGTACTGCCGTGTGCCCCCTCGTGCCCCACGTGTGTGCgcgttgtactgctgctgcctgtctttacggacgtatgtacgccgttgctcctccaggtgccctgtactgccgtgtgccccctcgtgccccacgtgtgtgcgcgttgtactgctgctgcctgtctttacggacgtatgtacaccgttgctcctccaggtgccttgtactgccgtgtgccccctcgtgccccacgtgtgtgtgcgttgtactgctgctgcctgtctttacgGACGTATGTACGCCGTTGCTGCTCCTCCAGGTGCCTTGTACTGTTGTGTGCCCCCTCGTGCCCCACGTGTCTGTGCTTTGTACTGCTGTTGCCTGTCTTTACGGACGTATGTACGCCGTTGCTCCTCCAGGTGCCCTGTACTGCCGTGTGCCCCCTCATGCCACACACGTGTGTGCGTAATGCTGCTGCCGCCAGTGTTTAGTGACACGTGCATACAACCTCGCTGCAtcattacgggtgagaaacagcgctaaaaagacgggacaagaaaggacacgagacgacggcgctgactaacaaccagcgccgtcgtctcgtgtcctttcttgtcccgtctttttagcgctgtttctcacccgtaatcatgaaccaaccagcccaaatgcgtacccttctactcGCTGCATCATATGCTTTGTGTTGCCGTGTGCCCGCTCAGACACCACAACTGTGTGCGTTGTACTGCTGCCAGCAGTGTTTAGCGACACGTGCATACAACCTCGCTGCATCATATGCTTCGTGTTGCCGTGTGCCCGCTCAGACACCACAACtgtgtgcgttgtgctgctgccagcaGTGTTTAGCGACACGTGCATACAACCTCGCTGCATCATATGCTTCGTGTTGCCGTGTGCCCGCTCAGACACCACAACtgtgtgcgttgtgctgctgccagcaGTGTTTAGCGACACGTGCATACAACCTCGCTGCATCATATGCTTCGTGTTGTCGTGTGCCCCCTCATGCACCACACGTGTGTGCATTGTGCTGCTGCCACCAGTGTTTATTGACATGTGCATACAACCTCGCTGCATCATACTGCTGCATGTATTCTTCAGCGCAAGAAGGGCAACGAAGTCCATGCGCATTGAAAAAGGAAGACAAAGGCTATGCCACAAAGACTTTGTCATGTTTATACACCTGTTCACCGCAGCAACCGACATCTGTTATGCTTGTCTGAGAATTCATTCATCTGTCAGAAAGCAGTGCCCACGACATGACAAACCAAACCCGACGCAGGTGACTTTTTTTAATTCTTGAGTTCCTGTGAAGTTTGACGTCAACACATATGAGGACACAGGCAACTTGCACGAGAAGTTTGAGATTAGAGCCCCTGTTAACGGATTGAATGCACGCAGAAGTTAGGCCCCGTGTACTTCCCTTTTCTAAAGTGACTCTGAACATGGTTGACAAATTGCAAGTGGTCATCTTGGGATGATTTCTAGTGGAAGGTCCTGGACACGGTCCGAAGTACCGCATGGTGAGAGCACGCACAGCAGCGCGGAATCTGGGATTCAGAAGGCAATGATACTGTAGCCATGTCTATTTCGTCTAGCAGATTGCGATATGTTTGAAGCGAAAAAACTTGACCACGTCATGCATGGTATTGAGAAGCAGCTCTTTGCTGGTCTCGTGCTAAACCCGTCTACAAGTGTCAACAACTTTTTGAAGGAAGCAGTTGCCATCAAGCACCCACTACAGCTACACTACAGCCAGTATGACTGCCTATACAGCAGTGGACCAATTCACACGACAGGTGTGActgttgtgatagcaactgaTGAGTGTTCTTTGTGCCAGCTGATAAGGGCAGTCGGTGGTACAGAAGGAGGTCAAGAAGCTCACCACCACGTCGAATGAATGCGCAATTATGTCAGTCACTGAAGTCGTGTGCCGGGAGATAAGGCAAGCGCTTTCGTCTCCAGAGCCACACATTGAGACTCGCAAATGAAGCTATATGCAGACGTCTGCCGCCAGCCTCGTACCGTACAGACGCTGCAGCAGTGCTACCAGCAACTACTGCAAACAACGCCTTTGTACTACAGAGGAACTTTGACATTGATCCGATGAGCAAAACTGCCACTTGGGAGACCTCTGACTACAGGCCCCTGTGCTTCGATTGTGGGGAAGCAGGCCACATCTGTCAATATTGTTACGGGAAAGAGACAGACTCGAAGGAATAGGAACTGATGTAGTTACAACTGGTTaagcgagcagcgctgctgataggaacagctcaCGCCAGACTGTCTTGTTGtcgtcctcttctttgtcttgttgacCGTGATGCCACTGGTATGTAGCAATATTCCCCTTATTGAGTCACAGAGTACCAAAGATTTCCATCCCCTACTCCTCGGTGCCATTTCAACGGAACACGTAACGTCAGTGCGAGCACGGCAGGCTGATGGGACGACTCCCCTGGGTTCCAGTTG
Coding sequences:
- the LOC125756121 gene encoding putative nuclease HARBI1, which gives rise to MNPALIAWFAARQRARPNPDQWRNPFDMPEERFRRHFRMSKNTVRLLCSQMAHLLEHRTAGGLSVEDQVLCALRFFATGSFQSSVGSEATIRMSQSSVSRCIARVAQAIVDVGKLRGWVAFPRTAFERAAVKQGFLQHGRLGGVIGCVDGTFIAIAAPRLPPAQKASFWCRKGYYALNTMVHCINANVYR
- the LOC119377293 gene encoding LOW QUALITY PROTEIN: putative nuclease HARBI1 (The sequence of the model RefSeq protein was modified relative to this genomic sequence to represent the inferred CDS: substituted 1 base at 1 genomic stop codon) — protein: MSSILHVCDSDMKILSIDPRFAGSCHDGHVWRNSGLRRRFMSGRIVVRDGEFLLGDSAYPLEPWLLTPVPGHPDEDTPXGVYNKEHAALRSTVERCIGLLKSRFRCLQRYRALHYGPRKAGTIVAACASLHNLCLEEPEDSDGDEEDDEPAAHTSRTVAPPRRRALYLRGRATRARQIAQLNISRSVHLQRIQRALLRARRH